One window of Triplophysa rosa linkage group LG10, Trosa_1v2, whole genome shotgun sequence genomic DNA carries:
- the LOC130560356 gene encoding uncharacterized protein K02A2.6-like, whose translation MEGLQPPPKLQLTGNVAENWRRFKQRFLLYLSAIDGDRKVEKMKASLFLHVVGDEALEVYNNFTFEAEEESLKLQPIMDKFEAFCIPKRNVTYERHRFFMCMQKSGETIDQYVTELRYRSKTCEFGELTDSLIKDRIVCGVPDNGLRERLLREQNLDLEKALSLCRAAETVKTQAKELLNETCAVDVVNKYQTTSVSANQATKQPERSRMVIDKQQKTCDRCGMQHPPRKCPAYGKSCNNCGKDNHYARCCKAKRMSSQVNAVTECEVEEFYVDAVAEGGEGEQKEWSVQLQINNMTIAFKIDTGAQVNVISEMEFNKLKPRPKLYAAKVKVTGYSGANIPVKGKCVAKIRYKDKDHSLSFVVVPKDCQGLLGLSACEKLNLVKRVLVVEESKESEPEYDSILREYEDVFKGLGCLSGEHTIQTDETVHPVIHPCRKVPFALQRQLKDELERMEKLGVIRKIDQPTEWVSSFVIVDKKNGKLRICLDPRDLNRAIKREHFKLPTREEIMAQFANAKYFSKLDASSGFWQLKLDAASSKLCTFNTPYGRYCFLRLPFGIASAPEVYHKTVHMIYEHMEGVDTSMDDIIVWGASKDEHDARLKKVLEATRRANLKLNKEKCQMGVTELTFLGDNISKAGVRPDPRKISAIEHMPRPQCVKDVQRFMGLGAVLLQDYDGIWQPXTVPLSGLTKMEVQGYWLARHDESPGSHWPTYGKPATESTPLYCT comes from the exons ATGGAAGGATTACAGCCGCCTCCGAAGCTTCAACTGACCGGTAATGTTGCTGAAAACTGGAGAAGATTTAAGCAAAGATTTTTGCTGTATTTGTCTGCAATTGATGGAGATCGCAAGGTAGAAAAAATGAAGGCGTCATTATTTCTTCATGTGGTTGGTGATGAAGCTTTGGAAGTATATAATAATTTCACTTTTGAAGCAGAAGAAGAGAGCTTGAAGTTGCAGCCGATAATGGACAAGTTTGAAGCGTTTTGTATACCGAAGAGAAATGTTACTTATGAAAGGCATCGATTTTTTATGTGTATGCAGAAAAGCGGAGAAACAATTGACCAGTATGTGACTGAGCTCAGATATAGAAGTAAAACGTGTGAGTTTGGAGAGTTAACAGATTCCCTGATAAAGGACAGAATTGTATGTGGAGTACCTGACAATGGATTGAGGGAACGATTGCTTAGAGAACAAAATTTGGATTTAGAGAAGGCTCTTTCTCTTTGTAGAGCGGCAGAGACTGTAAAAACGCAAGCTAAAGAATTGTTGAATGAAACTTGTGCTGTGGATGTCGTAAATAAGTACCAGACAACCAGCGTAAGTGCAAACCAAGCAACGAAGCAACCAGAAAGAAGTAGAATGGTAATCGATAAGCAGCAGAAAACATGTGATCGTTGTGGGATGCAACATCCACCGAGAAAATGTCCAGCTTACGGTAAAAGTTGCAACAATTGTGGAAAAGATAATCACTATGCACGCTGTTGTAAAGCTAAACGAATGTCAAGCCAAGTAAATGCAGTTACTGAGTGTGAAGTTGAAGAATTTTATGTGGATGCAGTAGCAGAAGGTGGAGAAGGAGAACAAAAAGAGTGGTCGGTACAActgcaaataaacaacatgaCAATAGCATTTAAAATTGATACTGGAGCTCAAGTTAATGTCATTTCTGAAATGGAGTTCAATAAATTAAAGCCTCGACCAAAGTTGTATGCTGCTAAAGTAAAAGTGACTGGATATTCTGGAGCGAACATACCAGTGAAAGGAAAATGTGTTGCAAAAATACGATATAAGGATAAAGATCATAGTCTGTCATTTGTAGTGGTGCCAAAGGATTGTCAAGGCTTGTTAGGCTTGTCTGCTTGTGAGAAACTGAATCTGGTGAAAAGAGTGCTGGTCGTGGAAGAATCAAAAGAGTCTGAACCAGAGTATGACTCAATTCTAAGAGAGTATGAGGATGTGTTTAAAGGTTTAGGCTGTCTGTCAGGTGAGCATACCATCCAAACTGATGAAACTGTGCATCCAGTTATACATCCATGTCGAAAGGTACCGTTTGCACTTCAGAGACAATTAAAAGATGAGCTGGAGAGAATGGAGAAGTTAGGAGTGATACGGAAAATAGATCAGCCCACAGAATGGGTTAGTTCATTTGTGATTGTTGACAAGAAGAATGGAAAACTTCGAATTTGTCTCGATCCTAGAGATCTGAACAGAGCAATTAAGAGAGAACATTTCAAGCTTCCTACACGTGAAGAGATTATGGCACAGTTTGCAAATGCCAAATATTTTAGCAAGCTAGATGCATCATCAGGATTTTGGCAGTTAAAATTGGATGCTGCCAGCTCAAAACTTTGCACGTTTAATACACCATATGGGAGATATTGTTTTTTAAGGCTTCCTTTTGGAATTGCTTCTGCTCCTGAGGTGTATCATAAAACGGTGCATATGATATATGAACACATGGAAGGTGTTGATACATCGATGGATGATATAATTGTTTGGGGAGCGTCGAAAGACGAGCATGATGCAAGGTTAAAAAAGGTTTTGGAAGCAACCAGGCGTGCAAATTTGAAGTTGAATAAAGAAAAGTGCCAAATGGGAGTGACTGAATTAACGTTCTTGGGTGACAATATCAGTAAAGCAGGAGTGCGACCAGATCCCAGGAAGATCTCTGCTATTGAACATATGCCAAGACCACAATGTGTAAAAGACGTACAGAGATTCATGG GATTGGGAGCAGTCCTACTTCAGGATTATGATGGAATCTGGCAACCANCTACCGttcctttaagtggcttaaccaaa ATGGAGGTCCAAGGCTACTGGCTCGCCCGGCACGATGAAAGCCCTGGCTCGCACTGGCCCACCTATGGAAAACCAGCTACTGAGTCTACACCCCTATACTGCACCTAA